The Diachasmimorpha longicaudata isolate KC_UGA_2023 chromosome 14, iyDiaLong2, whole genome shotgun sequence genome includes a region encoding these proteins:
- the LOC135169386 gene encoding pericentrin-like isoform X3 produces the protein MDGDERRASKRRSLEAGREILARYKASQGRMDTQGTDPSDVEESFGHNETIDTQNSSLLEDASLRDTTQSSMSVSEGEGEGDIENMAGRVAELKELLQGKEAMIESLSAEIDHMRGEACSPHSSQSQSSSQYRDLLTTYQHKLQDFEQAVAQRDNLITELTSSLEQALASRDALKDQVQFLNSLPILNPPQKGPEEPRSPPSASNLLEETIKQLNAKLQILEDEKTQEIKSYKCQINELNQRIQSLEVESTSSLDERQKVQELYDAQISKIKKDMEKILDKFAVETKQNAESHHQEIINLGEAHEKEVVALRGRYEEQVKGLQDSYNLELVEVEKKHAKELSVFQSQLASYKKTIEGMKSQMESHSEGDKGEVLGLKNQLRNAHHERELLVEQIKLHKIQVEELTAKYVAATTVFDSKESIEKSLEEALTNVAQLTQENENLKLRYDDLSAKYSAAQALIENNQIHERSMSSRIYELERSLGRMSGVNNSLFSELNETTYQTFDDLALQIQLSRQKLEEKEELERKLTNKIKHLEETVLKTSKELEDVNLQKNNYEKQLKDLKNSFDKMINSDNSSSSTRMKQLENELEEMKDILRKKDLALIERDRNMESLRAEVQQLENDCRQLMGGLQAAWNQCAERELKMSESLMNESKLGPSGINLSCVREDLIDATLLSEETFNHTRPEDIATTLVGGINSAFNRYENLFSECEKLCDVNNQLRQDLESVKLSLEHVAREKEGLLEEVDNLKEKHRQEIEGMKQQHTEDVDVLKKLFGGSGEWKEEMEGKHAQEMEELRTYFEQKVLHVEKQYSEEIFSQSKKLSDDSSEVEDMTDDLYFGGGGDAENLKDGGLGREVLEQESKGSCDKSRGVTTSEQHSQTELEPMENGELSDLRAAYSVQLEEQIALARCDIVNALQEQIQVLLAVEGDPEENWPPELLQLRNKFTNNARREVEKLKESHQIEISKLKEEYTKALENYESEMKGLTQRRMNYQFDGHLSSPDDVVKQRYESLHKICFILKGLVVDLIKYTVTCEEELNNTFITEIIKRRIMSEEQNSSNEETDKNPTISEREVPDISTKKIIKRVHFAPQSQEISSIINSETDSLLSLIEEEEDIGKKLRDELEKCLERLRSESAEIISASSTPGESTLEALSKQVLWTTKVNEELSAKLMEAEGIVEDYQVDNQQLKMKIIDLQQKISVIEGAKEIISEGYGEQDEAGGEVVVQDFSQLLEKARLATVNAAADPAYHLQLIEELCRCTEKILEDSKREKEDLQQQIDAADKQLRSTRKFLEEQASEREMERDEAAKQIKSLHDQLKERERDKERDLRISSESPSPTPDSSLGSSKVHLDYRATVEALEHQMREMTSQISDTEQRKTETESELKAAVDKIWVLRDIIMDLEQQIQSKIDQEEVLVSQITHMKEVISSQTITHQELVEELDQLKSGAENIHLLSHISHLQTELQRHQLSNEQFTVNSTALKQMKSELREMQNNLDKRIKELEALHMTGSNLSISQPSEDVSIRDQIDASRCPTPDEDGNSPLTLPLDQLLKLKEKLLKHSRTEEVAFKKIKDLDMQLSALKIQNEELQEERDILQQTTSDQLFQIEQMRGRLEQYKQSAPFAQRQATSRLELELHEVNSKVQSLEQRLSDKDLELKEMRSQLERANLLLKEKEEELNGVVHREDNEIIALREKLEVIEHEKQILESKLSVQERAQQEFPQLIDSMLADKNEEIDHLKEQLSKREKQLEALNSLNIEEPRGPIEPKNSARTLSDILSIHSECEDMSEAIRDTPSTNFHHNVSSFRREGHEEQELQKSELLVPPLDLGPSITTTPVHYRHQSMNIDSMMSGLDLKSPTLVSDDGKSLNSTSKVTKPSPPANQKTIQDLEDKLKDIYEELKSKSSTLNKREMELNELKKSLDELRTESKDSIETLTRDKDFYKSQYELSQESEKKIRRDMEEVENYLKARSEELELYQEKIQLNEKILSESKDENISLKKEIKKLEDIISNYEQKLSEKLEELNNLTQIIFEKDITIETVKTRNMEIEDENKHLYEYKTKFEMIRKDLLDNQNEVKRLSEGMNSRDVVIQRLEDMARRSTATSPEDNKDQEIHHLKDLVKEKDKLIQQMTDDSKSLHRELETVHRKMKEPGNVVELRKKLQQEKKYNTELTKMVTKLSKELEVFKEDSRHPEDLEDMVQRELNLSADLDKKIMDAIESESEDLSHRKIELHSCNSLTIKPVEQDLEKIMEQYLDIRAKLKAQSKLNNELTHHKNELEIKKEMLQCQISEYESRILQLKSDFERECKRNNNLSEELSSKKAAMRNLEVQVKKEKTAHHNSQMEDSNMIEMLRIKLTSSLNTEQQLRDNNLSLREKNKMLTSQLSALKFQIESRAGVPPLEIPSPDPEIPERISDLERENQDLRSTLQSLESERNKYKKDLEIAIEETEKLLSTLAIVEGDKDHLEIIQRRLKDTIKTREEEIEWLQRRIKGLTDAEDKRQQQRSDDEHELKSLRQEIKNVREVMHDWQIDTDQMSQQLRVSLSERAQLTQVVMALRKSEEELNKKVNEARAQEEKLQDVINELRGQLLAQRSLEERDVVDGQFVQSISELRGKLERYAHEKTILHEKLMKERAERERAEARVRELEVVTIQRNLEDSDLSNKFQKLYGKYIRVDSKRKALAFQKRYLLCVIGGYQVSEENTLSVLAKLTNSEKSFVDYGSARRRKFRSVALVVVSIIRMKWLVGRWRQGVRRNAARVVGDADKSFLGIQRGLGHSPPVREKRANGGVNYEHYLERISHVQETLGLAMGAGQKRDG, from the exons ATGGATGGGGACGAGCGACGAGCCTCCAAGAGGCGTTCCCTCGAGGCTGGACGAGAAATA CTGGCTAGGTACAAAGCATCACAAGGACGGATGGATACTCAGGGGACTGATCCATCGGATGTTGAGGAGTCATTTGGACACAATGAAACTATTGACACACAAAATTCAAGT CTCCTCGAAGATGCTTCTCTGCGAGACACGACGCAGTCCAGCATGAGTGTTTCGGAGGGAGAGGGTGAGGGAGACATCGAGAACATGGCAGGTCGAGTGGCAGAACTGAAAGAGCTCCTGCAGGGAAAAGAAGCGATGATCGAGTCCCTGAGCGCAGAGATCGACCACATGAGAGGTGAAGCCTGTTCTCCTCACTCCTCCCAGAGCCAGAGCAGTTCGCAATACCGCGACCTGTTGACAACCTATCAACACAAGTTGCAGGACTTCGAGCAGGCGGTGGCCCAACGAGACAATTTAATAACAGAACTGACGTCTTCACTGGAGCAAGCACTGGCATCCAGGGATGCTCTGAAGGACCAGGTCCAGTTCCTGAATTCTCTGCCTATACTGAACCCACCCCAGAAGGGCCCTGAGGAGCCCAGGAGTCCCCCGAGCGCCTCGAACCTTCTCGAGGAGACGATTAAACAGCTCAATGCAAAACTCCAGATCTTGGAGGATGAAAAAACTCAGGAAATTAAATCCTACAAGTGCCAGATCAACGAATTAAACCAGAGAATCCAATCCCTGGAGGTGGAGAGCACCTCGAGCCTCGACGAACGTCAGAAGGTACAAGAGCTTTATGATGCACAAATATCTAAAATCAAAAAAGACATGGAGAAGATCCTGGACAAATTCGCTGTTGAAACTAAACAGAATGCGGAGTCTCATCACCAGGAGATCATTAATTTGGGTGAAGCACATGAGAAGGAGGTGGTTGCCCTGAGGGGGAGGTACGAAGAGCAGGTCAAAGGGCTTCAGGATAGTTATAATCTGGAGCTGGTGGAGGTGGAGAAGAAACACGCGAAGGAGCTCAGTGTCTTTCAGAGCCAATTAGCTAGTTATAAGAAAACTATTGAGGGCATGAAATCACAGATGGAGAGCCATTCAGAGGGGGACAAGGGTGAGGTTCTGGGCTTGAAAAATCAGCTGAGAAATGCTCATCACGAAAGGGAACTCCTTGTAGAACAAATTAAACTACATAAGATTCAAGTGGAGGAGCTCACTGCGAAGTACGTGGCTGCTACTACTGTTTTCGACTCCAAGGAGAGTATCGAGAAGAGTCTGGAGGAGGCGCTGACCAACGTCGCACAACTGACTCAGGAGAATGAGAACTTGAAGTTGCGATACGATGATTTGAGCGCGAAATATTCAGCAGCTCAAGCCTTGATCGAGAACAATCAGATTCACGAGCGATCCATGAGCTCCAGGATTTACGAGCTAGAGAGATCCCTGGGGCGTATGTCAGGGGTCAACAACAGCCTCTTCAGTGAGCTCAACGAGACGACTTATCAGACGTTTGACGATCTAGCCCTTCAGATTCAGCTGTCGCGGCAGAAGCTCGAGGAGAAGGAGGAGCTCGAGAGGAAGCTAACCAACAAGATCAAGCATCTGGAAGAAACGGTTTTGAAGACTTCGAAGGAGCTTGAGGACGTTAACCTCCAGAAGAACAACTACGAGAAGCAGCTGAAGGACTTGAAGAATAGTTTTGATAAGATGATTAACTCAGACAACTCCTCAAGTTCAACGAGGATGAAACAATTGGAGAACGAGTTGGAAGAGATGAAGGACATTCTTAGGAAAAAAGACCTGGCTCTGATAGAGAGGGATAGAAATATGGAGAGCCTGAGGGCTGAGGTGCAACAACTTGAGAACGATTGTAGGCAGCTCATGGGAGGTCTGCAGGCGGCTTGGAATCAGTGTGCAGAACGAGAACTCAAGATGAGTGAATCCCTGATGAACGAGTCTAAGCTAGGGCCCAGCGGCATCAACTTGAGCTGTGTCAGAGAGGATCTCATCGACGCTACTCTGCTCTCTGAAGAAACCTTTAATCATACGAGGCCTGAAGACATCGCTACTACTCTCGTTGGTGGAATCAACTCAGCATTCAATCGATATGAAAACCTCTTCTCTGAATGTGAGAAACTGTGTGATGTCAATAATCAACTGAGACAGGATCTGGAGAGCGTGAAATTGTCTCTAGAACACGTTGCTAGGGAGAAGGAAGGTCTCCTGGAGGAGGTGGACAACCTGAAAGAAAAGCACCGGCAAGAAATCGAGGGGATGAAACAGCAGCACACCGAGGACGTCGATGTCCTGAAGAAACTCTTTGGAGGCAGTGGGGAATGGAAGGAAGAAATGGAGGGAAAACATGCGCAGGAAATGGAGGAGCTAAGGACGTACTTCGAGCAGAAGGTTCTGCATGTTGAGAAGCAGTATTCAGAGGAAATCTTCAGTCAATCTAAGAAATTGAGTGATGATAGCTCGGAGGTGGAAGACATGACTGACGATTTATACTTTGGAGGAGGTGGAGATGCCGAGAATCTCAAGGATGGGGGACTGGGGAGAGAGGTACTTGAGCAGGAGAGCAAGGGCAGCTGTGATAAAAGTCGCGGAGTTACCACCTCTGAacag CATTCTCAAACTGAATTGGAGCCAATGGAAAATGGAGAGTTGAGTGACCTAAGGGCGGCTTACAGTGTGCAGCTTGAAGAGCAGATTGCTCTTGCTAGATGTGATATTGTCAACGCACTACAGGAGCAGATTCAG gtTCTCCTGGCTGTTGAAGGCGACCCTGAGGAAAACTGGCCCCCTGAGCTTCTCCAACTGCGTAATAAATTTACGAACAATGCcaggagagaggtggagaaatTGAAAGAGTCCCACCAGATTGAAATCTCGAAGCTCAAGGAGGAGTATACGAAGGCCCTGGAGAATTATGAATCGGAGATGAAGGGCCTGACCCAGAGGAGAATGAACTACCAGTTTGATGGACATCTATCCAGCCCGGATGATGTCGTCAAGCAAAGATACGAGAGCCTCCACAAGATATGCTTCATTCTGAAGGGACTTGTCGTGGACTTGATTAAGTACACAGTAACTTGTGAAGAGGAACTCAACAACACATTTATAacggaaataattaaaagaagAATAATGTCAGAGGAGCAGAACTCAAGCAACGAAGAGACTGACAAAAATCCGACAATCTCAGAACGTGAAGTCCCGGATATTTCCACGAAGAAGATCATCAAACGGGTCCATTTTGCACCTCAGTCCCAGGAGATTTCGTCGATTATCAATTCGGAGACTGATTCTCTTTTGAGTCTTATTGAGGAAGAGGAGGACATTGGGAAAAAGCTCAGGGATGAGCTGGAGAAATGTTTGGAAAGACTCAGAAGTGAAAGTGCGGAAATTATTTCTGCCTCGTCGACTCCTGGGGAGAGCACGCTTGAAGCTCTATCGAAACAAGTTCTCTGGACTACTAAAGTCAATGAGGAACTCAGTGCCAAGCTCATGGAGGCTGAGGGCATTGTCGAGGATTATCAGGTTGATAATCAACAGCTGAAGATGAAGATCATTGATCTGCAGCAGAAGATTTCAGTGATCGAGGGAGCAAAGGAGATCATTTCTGAGGGCTATGGTGAGCAGGATGAGGCCGGGGGGGAAGTCGTAGTTCAAGATTTCTCGCAATTGCTGGAGAAAG CGCGTCTAGCAACTGTAAATGCAGCTGCAGACCCTGCCTACCATCTTCAACTCATCGAGGAGCTCTGCAGATGTacagaaaaaattctagagGATTCGAAACGCGAAAAAGAGGACCTTCAGCAGCAG ATCGATGCAGCAGACAAACAACTCAGGAGTACTCGTAAATTTCTGGAGGAACAAGCTAGTGAGAGGGAAATGGAGAGGGATGAGGCTGCGAAGCAAATAAAATCCCTCCACGATCAGCTGAAAGAAAGAGAACGCGACAAAGAACGAGATCTTCGAATTTCCTCTGAG TCGCCTTCACCTACACCCGACTCATCGCTGGGTTCTTCGAAGGTTCATCTTGACTACAGAGCAACT GTGGAGGCCCTGGAGCACCAGATGCGCGAGATGACCTCCCAGATATCCGACACTGAGCAAAGAAAAACCGAAACCGAATCGGAGTTGAAAGCAGCAGTGGACAAAATCTGGGTTCTGCGAGACATAATAATGGACCTCGAACAGCAGATTCAATCAAAAATCGATCAAGAGGAAGTTCTAGTCTCCCAAATAACCCACATGAAGGAAGTCATCTCCAGCCAGACTATCACTCACCAAGAACTCGTTGAAGAGCTCGATCAGTTGAAATCAGGAGCTGAAAATATTCACTTACTTTCCCACATTTCCCACCTCCAGACGGAACTCCAGCGTCATCAGTTGAGTAACGAACAGTTCACGGTGAACTCCACAGCTTTGAAGCAGATGAAGTCGGAGCTACGAGAGATGCAGAATAACCTGGACAAACGAATAAAAGAGTTGGAAGCCCTCCACATGACGGGCTCCAACCTCAGTATCAGTCAACCGTCTGAAGACGTCTCGATCCGGGACCAGATTGACGCATCCAGGTGCCCAACTCCAGATGAAGATGGTAATTCTCCCCTGACACTGCCCTTGGATCAACTCCTCAAACTCAAGGAGAAGCTCTTGAAGCACTCCAGAACCGAGGAAGTAGCTTTCAAGAAAATAAAAGATCTGGACATGCAGCTGTCAGCTTTGAAAATACAGAATGAAGAACTCCAGGAGGAGCGAGACATTCTCCAACAGACGACGTCAGACCAGCTCTTCCAGATCGAACAAATGAGGGGAAGACTGGAGCAGTACAAGCAGTCAGCTCCTTTTGCTCAACGCCAGGCGACGTCTCGTCTTGAGCTCGAGCTGCACGAAGTGAACTCGAAAGTCCAGAGCCTCGAGCAACGGCTCTCCGATAAAGACCTGGAGTTGAAGGAGATGAGGAGTCAGTTGGAGCGAGCTAATCTCCTCTTAAAGGAGAAGGAAGAGGAGCTGAATGGTGTAGTTCATCGTGAGGATAATGAGATTATCGCTTTGAGGGAAAAGCTGGAGGTTATTGAGCACGAGAAGCAGATCCTGGAGTCCAAGCTTTCTGTTCAGGAACGAGCCCAGCAAGAGTTTCCCCAGTTAATCGACTCAATGCTTGCTGACAAGAACGAAGAGATTGATCATTTGAAGGAGCAGTTATCTAAGAGGGAGAAACAGCTGGAGGCACTGAACTCGCTGAATATTGAGGAGCCTCGAGGCCCCATTGAGCCAAAAAATTCGGCCAGAACGTTGAGTGATATCTTGTCGATCCACTCAGAGTGCGAGGACATGTCTGAGGCGATCAGGGATACTCCATCGACCAACTTTCACCACAATGTTTCCTCCTTCAGACGAGAGGGTCATGAGGAGCAGGAGCTGCAGAAATCTGAACTCCTGGTACCTCCTCTCGATTTGGGGCCTTCCATTACCACAACTCCAGTCCATTATCGTCATCAGTCGATGAACATCGATTCGATGATGAGTGGTCTCGATTTGAAGTCTCCGACATTAGTCTCCGATGATGGAAAGTCCCTGAATTCTACTTCAAAGGTGACAAAACCATCCCCTCCAGCCAATCAGAAAACAATCCAAGACCTTGAGGATAAGTTGAAAGATATTTATGAAGAGTTGAAGTCCAAATCATCGACTCTGAATAAACGAGAGATGGAATTGAATGAACTGAAAAAAAGTCTCGACGAACTGAGAACGGAATCGAAGGATTCTATCGAAACACTGACAAGGGACAAGGACTTTTACAAGAGTCAGTACGAATTATCACAGGAGTCTGAGAAGAAAATCAGACGAGATATGGAGGAAGTGGAGAATTATCTCAAGGCAAGGTCTGAAGAGCTTGAGTTGTACCAGGAGAAGATTcaactgaatgaaaaaattctatccgAATCGAAGGACGAAAACATATCATTAAAGAAAGAGATTAAAAAACTTGAGGATATCATTTCAAATTATGAGCAGAAGCTGTCCGAGAAGCTGGAGGAACTGAACAATTTGACCCAGATCATTTTCGAGAAGGACATCACCATTGAAACAGTGAAAACCCGAAACATGGAGATCGAGGATGAGAATAAGCATCTGTATGAGTACAAAACAAAGTTCGAGATGATTAGAAAGGATCTTCTGGACAATCAAAATGAGGTAAAGAGACTGAGCGAGGGGATGAATAGTCGGGACGTCGTCATCCAGAGACTGGAGGACATGGCGAGAAGATCGACTGCCACATCGCCAGAAGATAATAAAGACCAGGAGATTCATCACTTGAAGGATCTCGTTAAAGAAAAGGACAAGCTCATTCAACAGATGACTGACGACAGCAAGAGTCTTCACCGAGAGCTGGAGACAGTCCACAGGAAAATGAAAGAGCCTGGAAATGTCGTGGAGCTGCGTAAGAAGCTGCAGCAGGAGAAGAAGTACAATACTGAACTGACGAAGATGGTGACGAAGCTCTCGAAAGAACTGGAAGTGTTTAAGGAAGACTCACGACACCCTGAAGATCTCGAGGACATGGTACAGAGGGAGTTGAACCTGTCCGCAGatcttgacaaaaaaattatggacgCTATAGAATCAGAATCAGAAGACTTGTCCCATAGGAAAATAGAACTTCATTCTTGCAATTCTTTGACAATAAAACCAGTAGAACAAGACCTCGAGAAGATCATGGAACAGTACTTGGACATAAGGGCGAAACTAAAGGCCCAAAGCAAACTCAATAATGAGCTGACTCATCATAAAAATGAGCTGGAAATCAAGAAGGAGATGCTGCAGTGCCAGATATCAGAATACGAATCTAGAATTCTTCAGTTGAAATCAGATTTCGAAAGAGAATgtaaaagaaataataatttgtccGAGGAGTTGTCATCGAAGAAGGCAGCAATGAGAAATTTGGAGGTCCAGGTGAAGAAGGAGAAGACAGCCCACCATAACTCCCAGATGGAGGACTCCAACATGATTGAAATGTTGAGGATCAAGCTGACGTCGTCATTGAACACTGAACAACAGTTGCGAGACAACAATTTGAGtctcagagagaaaaataaaatgttaacGTCTCAGTTATCAGCGTTAAAATTCCAAATAGAGTCGAGGGCTGGTGTTCCACCCCTAGAAATTCCCTCACCCGATCCAGAGATCCCGGAGAGGATATCCGACCTGGAACGTGAGAACCAAGACCTCAGGTCGACTCTTCAAAGTCTGGAATCTGAGAGGAATAAATACAAGAAGGATCTGGAGATCGCCATTGAGGAGACTGAGAAGCTCCTCAGTACCCTAGCAATTGTGGAGGGAGACAAGGATCATCTGGAGATCATTCAGAGACGTCTGAAGGACACCATTAAAACAAGAGAGGAGGAGATTGAGTGGCTCCAGAGGAGAATCAAGGGATTGACTGATGCCGAGGACAAGAGACAGCAGCAGAGGTCTGACGACGAGCACGAACTCAAGAGCCTTCGTCAGGAGATTAAGAATGTCCGAGAGGTGATGCACGACTGGCAGATTGACACTGATCAGATGAGTCAACAGTTGAGGGTTTCATTGTCCGAGAGGGCACAATTGACACAAGTTGTCATGGCGCTGAGAAAGAGCGAGGAAGAGTTGAACAAGAAAGTTAATGAGGCGAGGGCTCAAGAAGAGAAGTTGCAAGATGTGATTAACGAACTCAGAGGACAACTGTTGGCACAGAGGAGTCTTGAGGAGAGGGACGTGGTTGATGGACAGTTTGTTCAGAGCATTAGTGAGTTGCGTGGAAAATTGGAGAGGTATGCACACGAGAAGACAattcttcatgaaaaattgatgaaggaACGCGCCGAGAGGGAGAGGGCTGAGGCCAGGGTCAGGGAGCTCGAAGTCGTCACCATTCAGAGGAATCTCGAGGATTCAGATCTGTCGAATAAGTTTCAGAAATTGTATGGAAAATATATCAGGGTCGACAGCAAGAGGAAGGCCCTTGCTTTCCAGAAGAGGTACCTTCTCTGTGTCATTGGAGGATATCAGGTGTCTGAGGAGAATACTCTTTCGGTTCTTGCCAAACTTACAAATTCAGAGAAAAGTTTCGTGGATTATGGGAGCGCGAGGAGACGAAAATTCAGGTCGGTTGCACTTGTTGTCGTTTCCATTATCAGGATGAAGTGGCTTGTAGGAAGATGGAGACAGGGAGTCCGGAGAAATGCTGCTAGGGTCGTGGGAGATGCGGACAAGAGTTTTTTGGGGATTCAAAGGGGACTGGGGCACTCACCACCAGTTAGGGAGAAGAGGGCCAATGGGGGAGTTAATTATGAGCATTATTTGGAGAGAATTTCCCACGTCCAGGAAACACTGGGATTGGCTATGGGGGCAGGACAGAAGAGGGATGGGTGA